The DNA segment CTATGCAGCCACCAGCATGGCTCTCATCGCTAAATTAGCCGGGGTATCAAAACAAACTGTGTATAGTCATTTTGGCAACAAAGACGAATTATTTATTACTGCTATCAGCTACAAATGCGAATTATTGGGCGTAAGAGAATTATTACCCGAGAATCTAGGTCCGGTTGAACCGACGTTAACGTTATTTGCACAAGACTTTTTCGCCATGATCACTTCAGCTGATTCCATGGCGGTACACCGAACTTGTGCTGCAGAGAGCCTTGCCCATCCGCATTTATCACGGTTATTTTTTGAAGCTGGACCGCTGTTTGTGATCGACAAATTAACCAATTGTTTAGCTGAGTATCATCGCCGTGGCGAACTCGATATTGAAGATTGTCGCCACGCGGCCATACAATTACTGGCGATCATTAAAGGTGAGCAGTGGACCCGGTTAGAATTTAATATTGAAGAGTCGGTATCAGAGCTGGAGATTAAGCACTACTTACAAAGTTCTGTGCGTCTATTTGTACGAGGATATCAGCGTTTAAGTTAAGCCATCAGGGTTATACTGATATTGCCGATAGATATCGATAAGCATAACCCTGTTTATTACTTTGCAACCTCGCTATTCGGCAGTATCAAGCGTCGCGCTAAACCAATCCAGTTTGCTGGCTAACTGCGTCACTTTACCAATAATAATCAGTGACGGACTTTCAGCTTGCGCAGCCAGAGCACCCAGATCTTTTAACGATCCTTGTAATGTACGCTGCTGTTTGCTAGTGCCTTTTTCTATAATCGCCACCGGCATAGCGGCATCCATACCGTGTTCGATAAGGTTACTCGCAATGCCACTACTCTGGGTCAAACCCATGTAAAACACCAAGGTATGCGTGGCTTTACCAAGTAACGGCCAATCTAGCTGATGCGCATCATTTTTTAAATGTCCGGTAATAAATTGCACACCTTGGGTATAATCTCGGTGTGTCAGTGGGATCCCAGCGTATGCCGCACAGCCTGATGCTGCGGTAATACCCGGTACCACTTCAAACGGTATGTTAAACGGTAATAAGGCTTCGAGTTCTTCACCACCACGGCCAAAGATAAACGGATCACCACCTTTAAGGCGGATCACTTGCTTGCCTTGCAATGACAGCTCCACCAGCAGTTGGTTTATACCGCTTTGTGGTACACAGTGATATCCCGCTTGCTTGCCCACAAAAAAGCATTCAGCTTGTGGGTTGATCAAAGCGATGATCTCTGCTGATACTAAACGGTCATGCACAACCACTTCAGCATGTTGCAGTAAACGTAACGCTTTTACCGTTAATAGATCCGGATCACCTGGGCCAGAACCGACCAAAATAACCGTCCCTGCATTGCGAACAGTATGTTGTTCACCTTCTGTTATTGGTAACCCTTGTTCTGTCATTCTATATCCTTAGCTACTGCGTTAGCGTTCTCGTGACTCACTACGATTCACAGTAACTTAATCATCACTGTATGTCTTTATCTTCCTAATATACCCAAGCTGTACTAGGCTTACCAGTAGCAGAGTAGTATAAGTTATACCAAGCGCAGCACGATCAAAAAAGGCGCGATCTTTCGACCACACCTTTGGCTACTTATTTGAGCATCAATGATTAATTAAGCTTATTGTCATCTCGGTTTACTTCGACAAAATCGCCTTCGATAACATCATCATTTTTAGCCTTGTTATCTGACCCTGGCTGTTGTTGAAATGGTGACGACTGGCTTGATGACTGTGTAGACGAGTACTGGAAACCCTGTGCATTACCAGTAAACATCGCTTGTGGAATAATACGATCTTTGTACTGGGCGATAATCGCTTTAGCTAAGCGGCCACGAATTTGCGGGGTTAATACTAACAAACCTAACGCATCAGTCACAAAACCTGGTGTAACCAGTAACACACCACATACCAGCAGCATAATAGCTTCAACAATTTCTTGTCCCGGCGCTTCACCCGCCGCTAAACGCGCTTGTAACTTTTTCACCGTTTGTACACCTTGATTACGAACCAAGTATGAACCGGCAAACGCAGTTAAAATAATAATACCAATAGTCAGCTCAGCACCTAATAACGAACCTATCGACATTAGTACATACACTTCAATTAATGTCATCGCAGTAAACAGAAAAAATAAACGACCTAACACATTAACCTCTCAAAATTTAGTTATAGTAGACAGCCTAACAAGGAATACCCTTATCTCTCGCTTATCTAAACATAGTATCTAGCAAAAATATGTTAAAATAGTACCTAAAAATAGTACCTAAAAATAGTACCTAAAAATTCGCACAAAACGATTATGATATAAAGTAACATAAGGGCATTAGCCGCATTTTCAAGTTATCAGCGAGTAGATAGTCCATAATACTCAGTGACCGACATCCTAACTAAGACAACTAATACAGCATAAAGTTGGAAAAAATGAACCTAAAATCGATCCTATTATTAGCCAGCAGCCTCGCTCTGCAGAGTAGCATACCCGTATTAGCCAATACTAATTTTAACCTATTTGCAAATAAACAACAAAACGCGCCAGCATTCTTGCCTGTCGAAGACGCCTTTGTGTTTTCGCAACTGCAGCAAGGCGACAATCTCAATGTGTTCTGGCAAATTACCGAGGGTTATTATTTATATAAAAATAAGCTGCGAGTCACCATTAATGGTAATGACTACACTATCGACGGCTTGCCTACAGGTAAAGACTATCATGATGAATATTTTGGCGATGTCGAAATATTTCAGTACGAATTGATGCTGTCAGTCCCTGTGGCAAATGTAGCAGCAGCGAGTGAGATCACCATCCATTATCAAGGTTGCGCAGTGGCAGGCTTGTGTTATCCACCCATGACAAAAACATTTATTAGCCAATAATAATATCACCCACAATAACAACCACAAGACCGCACTGGTGGTTTTATTGCTGGCGTCGTCGTTATCTATTTTATTTAATGACAGCAATATGCTTGCTGCGGGCAATTAAAAATACTGGCAACACAGCGAATGCCATATAAATAAAGATATCGGCTTTGACGAGCGGATAAAATAGCCCAGATACAAACGTCAGCAGCGCGATGGCTAAACTAAACGGCAGCGCGGCATAAATAGCTTGTGTCGCTACCGCATCTTCTTCACTGACACGTTCTGCCATATAACGCATTGATGCCAGGTGCGCGACACCAAACGTCACTCCATGTAATAACTGTGACAACATGATTGGCGTAACATCCATGGCATAGCCTAATGTGGTCCAACGTAACACACTACCCGCCGCAGCAATGACAAACATCATGGCAATACTGACATTGCCAAAGATGCGTTTACCAAACGCTAAAAATAAGATCTCACCGGCAACCCCCACACTCCAGAAATAACCGATATAAATTTCACTAATACCAATATCTTGCCAGTACACAGCGCCAAAACCATAATAAGCCGCATGAGCACCTTGTAATAATGAGGTGATGGCTAAAAATGGCCAAAATGCTGGACGCTTTAATATCGTCAAAATACCCGAACTCGGTTTGCTGGTTGCCGTTCCACCTTCCGGCATATTTTTCGCAGGTGTGATAGTGAGTAGAAATAAGATCCCGAGTCCAATAATAATCGACAATAAAATGATTCTATGATCAAACTCTTCGACCAAAAAACCGGTTAACGCACTCGACAACATAAAACCAATCGAGCCCCACAACCGCACTCGGCCATAATCCATATTATTGTAACGCACTAACTTCGCACCTATCGTCTCGCCCAAGGCCATCAACGGCGAAAATATAAAGTTAGTTAAAATGACTAATAAAAAGATCGCATAAACATTTTCAATCAGATAAAAACCAGAGAACGCGACCATTGCAGTCAGCGTCAATCGCTGAACGCGGGTCAATAGTGAGGTAGTCGTGACCAAGTTGCGGGTCAATAATAACGCCCCTGCAGAACGGGCAACCAGTGCAAATGCCAGCATGCTACCGATCATTTCCGTGGAGATACCTTCGCCTTTTAACCATAACGCCCAGAATGGCAGCAGAATGCCAAATACACCGAAGAAAAAAGCGTAATAAAATCCCATCCATATTGATGATGGCAGTGCAAAGCGCATGTTGAATCCCTAAATAATGACATATCAGTCCAATAATTTTCGACATTCTACGCCCTTAGTAATAGAGATGCGCTATTTCCCATAAAATATTATGGTGATCTAGGCACTATTTCATCTATATAAATTAATGATTAAAGCAAAGTCATCACAAAAAACTATCATTAATACTAAAGTCGTATTGCTAGATATTAGCGGCCATGGCATTTTCATTCACAGCCGATGTAAACAAAACCACAATAAAACATGCTTACATCCAGATGTGGACAAGGAATTAAATACTATTAAGGAAGCACAATGAGCGACACTAAACTATATCCGGTACCTGCAGAATTTGCGCAAAACAGTTTATTAAATGATAGTGCTTATCAAGCCATGTACAAGCATTCAATTAACGATCCGGAAGCCTTTTGGCGTGAACAAGGGCAAATAGTTGACTGGATCAAGCCTTATAGCCAAGTTAAAAACACCAGTTTCCAACCTGGCAGTATCGACATTAAATGGTTCCAAGACGGTAAACTTAATGTATCAGCCAACTGTCTTGATCGTCACTTAAAAGATAATGCCAATAAAACCGCCATTATTTGGGAAGGTGATAATCCAGCAGATTCTGAAAAACTCACTTATCAAGACGTTTACGAAAAAGTTTGTCAATTTTCAAATGCGTTAAAAGCCCAAGGCATTAAAAAAGGCGACGTCGTTTGTCTGTATATGCCAATGATCCCAGAAGCCGCTATCGCGATGCTGGCTTGTACTCGTATTGGTGCCGTGCATACCATTGTATTCGCTGGTTTCTCCGCAGGAGCACTGGCCGAACGTATTAACAACTGCGGCGCGAAATTAGTCATTACTGCCGATGAAGGTGTGCGTGCTGGCCGTATTATTCGCCTCAAGGATTGTGTTGATAAAGCACTCGCTAAACCCCAAGTGACCAGTGTTAACAATGTCATTGTATTTGCCCGCACTAAAGCCGACATCGCATGGCATGAAGGCCGTGACCTGTGGTGGCATGATGTCGTCAAAGACCAGCCAAGTGAATGCGAACCAGAAGCAATGAATGCCGAAGATCCATTATTCATTCTTTATACTTCCGGCTCAACCGGTAAACCCAAAGGCGTATTACACACCACAGGTGGTTATCTCGTGTATGCCACGATGACCTTTAAATATGTCTTTGATCATCAAGACAGCGACGTATTCTGGTGCACTGCCGATGTCGGTTGGATCACCGGCCACAGCTATTTAGTCTACGGACCATTGGCGAACGCCGCCACCACGGTATTATTTGAAGGGGTGCCCAACTACCCTGATACTGCTCGTATGAGCCAAGTGATTGATAAACACCAGGTCACCACCCTTTATACGGCACCAACTGCCATCCGTGCATTAATGGCTAAAGGCGATGATGCTATCGCCGGCACCAAACGTACTTCACTGCGCTTAATGGGCTCGGTAGGCGAACCAATCAACCCTGAAGCATGGCGATGGTATTACAACACTATCGGCAATTCATCAACACCGATTGTTGATACTTGGTGGCAAACCGAAACGGGGGGTATTTTAATTACCCCTCTGCCAGGCGCAACGGCACTGAAACCGGGCTCTGCAACCCGTCCATTCTTTGGTATTAGCCCTGCCTTGGTCGATAATGAAGGTAACTTATTAGAAGGCGAGAATGAAGGTAACTTAGTTATTTTAGATTCTTGGCCTGGACAAATGCGTGGTATTTATGGCGATGAAAGCCGCTTTGAAGAAGCTTATTTCTCCACATTCCCGAATATGTACTGCACCGGCGATGGGGCTAAACGTGATGCTGATGGTTATTACTGGATCACCGGGCGTGTCGATGATGTGCTTAATGTATCGGGTCACCGTATGGGTACCGCAGAAATTGAAAGTGCATTAGTATCACACAGCAAAATTGCCGAAGCCGCTGTCGTCGGTGTACCACACGACATTAAAGGTCAGGGTATTTATGCGTACGTGACATTGAATGCCGGAGAAAAAGCCGATGACGCATTAGAGGCCGAAGTCAAGCAATGGGTTCGCAATGAAATTGGAGCGATTGCCACACCGGATACGTTACATTGGACCCAGGCACTACCAAAAACCCGCTCAGGTAAGATCATGCGTCGTATCCTGCGTAAAATAGCAACCAATGACACGGATTCGTTAGGGGATACATCCACGCTAGCAGACCCTAGCGTGGTTGATACTCTCATAGCCGAAAAACAAAACGCATAACAACTATAAACGCTAGCGCAATGGCGTAATCACTTATCGGTGTAACCATTACCTTGGTTACATCTATTTTTATTGACAATCATATCAATAATCGCCCCTACCCCCTAAATAAGCGCTGTTCGCGCGATTTAATTTAGAGTGTAAACTTTAATAAAATATCAGATAAGACCAGTTAAATGCTGTTATATTCTACGAAAATCATATAATGTGTAGGGAACTAGCGACAATCGTACTTTATATTACTTTATGATTGAAGTTTTCAGCGCATCTATAAAAACCAACGTTTTTAGCGACGTTAGCGTCATTTTACCAGACAATGGAAGCAATATGTCGAACAACCCCAGAATATTGTTACTCAACGGACCGAATCTAAATCTTTTAGGTAAAAGAGAACCTGAGACTTACGGCTATCAAACACTTAGTGACATTGTAGAACATTTGACCGATGTTGCAACTGAGCACGATATTGATCTGCGCCACGAACAATCTAACGCAGAGCACGAGCTTATCGATCATATTCATGCGGCGATGGGCAATACTGATTTTATCATTATCAACCCTGCGGCATACACGCATACCAGTGTCGCCATTAGAGATGCATTATTAGGGGCTGCAATCCCATTTATCGAAGTACACCTCTCTAATGTCCACGCACGAGAACAATTTCGTCATCATTCTTATCTGTCCGATATCGCCAAAGGTGTTATTTGTGGATTAGGTGCTGATGGTTATGAATTTGCGTTGCTTTCTGCTGCCAAACAGCTAAAGCAAACTAACAACAAATAATAAAGAGATTATGATGGATATCCGTAAAATTAAAAAACTGATTGAACTTGTTGAAGAGTCTGGCATTGCAGAATTAGAAATTTCTGAA comes from the Moritella yayanosii genome and includes:
- a CDS encoding TetR/AcrR family transcriptional regulator encodes the protein MNKPRTKSELKRNKILDAATVQFTQHGYAATSMALIAKLAGVSKQTVYSHFGNKDELFITAISYKCELLGVRELLPENLGPVEPTLTLFAQDFFAMITSADSMAVHRTCAAESLAHPHLSRLFFEAGPLFVIDKLTNCLAEYHRRGELDIEDCRHAAIQLLAIIKGEQWTRLEFNIEESVSELEIKHYLQSSVRLFVRGYQRLS
- the cobA gene encoding uroporphyrinogen-III C-methyltransferase; protein product: MTEQGLPITEGEQHTVRNAGTVILVGSGPGDPDLLTVKALRLLQHAEVVVHDRLVSAEIIALINPQAECFFVGKQAGYHCVPQSGINQLLVELSLQGKQVIRLKGGDPFIFGRGGEELEALLPFNIPFEVVPGITAASGCAAYAGIPLTHRDYTQGVQFITGHLKNDAHQLDWPLLGKATHTLVFYMGLTQSSGIASNLIEHGMDAAMPVAIIEKGTSKQQRTLQGSLKDLGALAAQAESPSLIIIGKVTQLASKLDWFSATLDTAE
- a CDS encoding FxsA family protein; the protein is MLGRLFFLFTAMTLIEVYVLMSIGSLLGAELTIGIIILTAFAGSYLVRNQGVQTVKKLQARLAAGEAPGQEIVEAIMLLVCGVLLVTPGFVTDALGLLVLTPQIRGRLAKAIIAQYKDRIIPQAMFTGNAQGFQYSSTQSSSQSSPFQQQPGSDNKAKNDDVIEGDFVEVNRDDNKLN
- a CDS encoding protein-disulfide reductase DsbD domain-containing protein — translated: MNLKSILLLASSLALQSSIPVLANTNFNLFANKQQNAPAFLPVEDAFVFSQLQQGDNLNVFWQITEGYYLYKNKLRVTINGNDYTIDGLPTGKDYHDEYFGDVEIFQYELMLSVPVANVAAASEITIHYQGCAVAGLCYPPMTKTFISQ
- a CDS encoding 3-phenylpropionate MFS transporter, coding for MRFALPSSIWMGFYYAFFFGVFGILLPFWALWLKGEGISTEMIGSMLAFALVARSAGALLLTRNLVTTTSLLTRVQRLTLTAMVAFSGFYLIENVYAIFLLVILTNFIFSPLMALGETIGAKLVRYNNMDYGRVRLWGSIGFMLSSALTGFLVEEFDHRIILLSIIIGLGILFLLTITPAKNMPEGGTATSKPSSGILTILKRPAFWPFLAITSLLQGAHAAYYGFGAVYWQDIGISEIYIGYFWSVGVAGEILFLAFGKRIFGNVSIAMMFVIAAAGSVLRWTTLGYAMDVTPIMLSQLLHGVTFGVAHLASMRYMAERVSEEDAVATQAIYAALPFSLAIALLTFVSGLFYPLVKADIFIYMAFAVLPVFLIARSKHIAVIK
- the acs gene encoding acetate--CoA ligase, producing the protein MSDTKLYPVPAEFAQNSLLNDSAYQAMYKHSINDPEAFWREQGQIVDWIKPYSQVKNTSFQPGSIDIKWFQDGKLNVSANCLDRHLKDNANKTAIIWEGDNPADSEKLTYQDVYEKVCQFSNALKAQGIKKGDVVCLYMPMIPEAAIAMLACTRIGAVHTIVFAGFSAGALAERINNCGAKLVITADEGVRAGRIIRLKDCVDKALAKPQVTSVNNVIVFARTKADIAWHEGRDLWWHDVVKDQPSECEPEAMNAEDPLFILYTSGSTGKPKGVLHTTGGYLVYATMTFKYVFDHQDSDVFWCTADVGWITGHSYLVYGPLANAATTVLFEGVPNYPDTARMSQVIDKHQVTTLYTAPTAIRALMAKGDDAIAGTKRTSLRLMGSVGEPINPEAWRWYYNTIGNSSTPIVDTWWQTETGGILITPLPGATALKPGSATRPFFGISPALVDNEGNLLEGENEGNLVILDSWPGQMRGIYGDESRFEEAYFSTFPNMYCTGDGAKRDADGYYWITGRVDDVLNVSGHRMGTAEIESALVSHSKIAEAAVVGVPHDIKGQGIYAYVTLNAGEKADDALEAEVKQWVRNEIGAIATPDTLHWTQALPKTRSGKIMRRILRKIATNDTDSLGDTSTLADPSVVDTLIAEKQNA
- the aroQ gene encoding type II 3-dehydroquinate dehydratase, with protein sequence MSNNPRILLLNGPNLNLLGKREPETYGYQTLSDIVEHLTDVATEHDIDLRHEQSNAEHELIDHIHAAMGNTDFIIINPAAYTHTSVAIRDALLGAAIPFIEVHLSNVHAREQFRHHSYLSDIAKGVICGLGADGYEFALLSAAKQLKQTNNK